Genomic window (Pseudomonas sp. MM211):
CGCTGCCGCACTGGGTCTGATCATCGCAGGCGGCAGCCTGACTGCGGCCTCGCTGCAAGCCGCCGAGCAGGCAGCCCAACAGAGCCGTGCCTATCAGGTACCGGCCGGTAACCTCAGCAGTGCCCTTTCCGACTTCGCCAGTCAGGCAGGCATCACCCTGCCCATCGAACCGGGCCTGGTGGAAGGGTTACGCAGCCCGGGCCTGAACGCCGCCACCAGCGTGGAAGGCGGCCTGCGGCAACTGCTGCAGGGCACCGGTCTGCAGGCTGCACCGCAGGGTAACGGCCTGTACCTGCTGACGCCGCAGGAAGCGGGCGCAAGCCTGGAGCTGGGCGCGACCAGCATCACCGGGCAAGGCCTGGCGTCGACCACCGAGAACAGCGGCTCCTACACCACTGGCTCCATGCAGACGGCCACCAAACTGCCCCTGAGCCTGCGCGAAACGCCGCAGTCGGTCAGCGTGGTCACGCGCAAGCGCATGGACGACAAGGCCATGACCAGCATCAGTGACGTGATCCAGAGCACGCCGGGCATCTTCCTCAACGGCTCCGGCGGCGTCGGCCGTCCGAGTTTCAGTGCCCGTGGCTTCGACGTCGATAACATCATGTACGATGGTTTTCCCACCAGCTTCCTGACCTACCTGCCCAGCGGCGAAGCCAACCTGGCCATGTATGACCGGGTGGAAATCGTCCGCGGTGCCACTGGCCTGGCCCAGGGCTCTGGCAGCCCCGCTGGCGCCATCAACCTGGTGCGCAAGCGTCCGACCCATGAATTCCAGGGCACGCTCACCGGCAGTGCCGGCAGTTGGGACGATTACACCGGCACCCTGGATGTCGGCGGCCCGCTCAATGAAAACGGCACCCTGCGCGCCCGTACGGTGATCTCCCGGCAAGACGCCAAAAGCTTCCGTGATTCGGTCGAACACGATCACGACCTGTTCTACGGCGTGGTCGACGCCGACCTCAGCGACAGCACCACCCTGACGCTCGGAGCCTACCGGCAGAAGAACCATACCAACTACATCTGGGGCGGCTTGCCCATGGCCCGTGGCGGCGGTCATCTGGGACTGCCACGGGACACCTTCCTGGGTCATGACTGGGAGTACTCGGACAACCGCACCACCGGCTACTTCGCCACTCTGGAGCACGCCTTCGCCAACGACTGGAAACTGCGCCTGGCCGCCATGCAGTCGAAAACCGACACCGACGTGCTGGCCTCTTCGGTATGGGAATACGACCGCCACTATCTGTGGACGGAAGCCATGGAACAGAAGGAAACCGGCTACGACCTGGCGCTCAGCGGCCCCTTCCAGCTGCTCGGGCAAGAGCACGACCTGACCCTAGGCGTCAGCAAGCGCCAGCTGGACTATCGTTCCGGCAAGGCCTGGAGCGATTTCATCGACGCGGGCAGCAACCCCTTCGAGTGGCACCCAGGTGCGCATGCCAAGCCGGACTACGTCACCGGCAGCTACGGCCTTCCAGAGACCACCACTCAGGACAGCGTCTACGCCAGCACCCGCCTGCGCCTGAGCGAACCACTGGCGCTGATTCTCGGCGGCCGTCTCGACTGGTACGAACTCGAAGACCGCGAAAACAGCGAAGGTAACTACAAGGTCACCCGCAACCTGACCCGCTATGCCGGCCTGGTCTACGACCTGGATGCCAATCACTCGGCCTACGTCAGCTACACCGATATCTTCAAACCACAGAACAGCAAGGGCCTGGACAGCAAGGTGATCGCCCCGATAGTGGGTGAGAACTACGAAGTCGGCCTCAAGGGCGAATACTTTGGTGGCGCACTGAACGCCAGCCTGGCTGTTTTCCAAATCGACCAGAAGAATCGCGCCCAGGAGCTGACCGATTTCAAAGGGTGCGGCTCAGGCCCCGCCAGTGCCTGCTACGAGGCTTCCGGCCTGGTACGCAGCCGCGGCATCGACATGGAAATCCAGGGTGCCCTGACCGACAACTGGCAGCTCGCCGCCGGTTACACCTATACCCAGACCCAATACGTCAGCGACGCCAACGCAGCCCGGGAAGGCGAAGACTTCGACCGCAAGAAACCGCGCCAACTGTTCAAGCTGTCGACCCTCTACACCCTGCCCGGTGAGCTGCAGCGCTGGCGCATTGGCGGCGATGTCTACCAGCAGAGCCGCATCCGCACCTCGGGTGGCACCGGTGCCAGCGCCTGGAAAAACCAGCAGGGTTCCTACACCGTGGTCGGCCTGGTGGCCGGGTACAAGGCCAGCGAACAGCTGGATCTGCAGGTCAACGTCAACAACCTGTTCGACCGTACCTACTACAGCAGCGTGGCCAACGGCGGTTGGAGCCCGTACGACATCTACGGCGACCCGCGTAATTTCAAGCTGACGGCGCGCTATAGCTTCTGAGAAAGCAGCTCGCCAGCGAAGATCCAGGGAAGGACGAGGCAGACCGGCTGAATCACGGCGGAAGCGGTCATCGGGCGCTGCTGCTTTTGTGGGAGGGGCTTTAGCCGCGATTGTGCCTGTCTAGGCGTGAAGAGCTCGCGGCTAAAGCCCCTCCTACAAAAAGAAAGCTCTGCATCCACCGGCCGCTTCTGCCTTGCTCCAGACGCAAAAACCGGCGGCGGGGCGTGGTGCTACGCAGCCAGTTGGCGGCGGAGCTCGGCCAGGACCGGTGCGCTGTCCGGACGTACGCCGCGCCATAGGTGGAAGGCTTCCACGGCCTGCTCGACCAGCATGCCGAGGCCATCGAGAGTACGTGCAGCGCCCTGCTCCGTGGCCCAGCGATTGAAGGCGGTGGGCCCGGCGCCGTACATCATGTCGTAGCAGCAGGTATGGCCCGGCTGGATCAGGCTGGCGGCGATCGGTGGCAGCTCGCCGGACAGGCTGGCGGACGTGCCGTTGATGATTAGATCCACCGGCGCATCGATCCAGTCGAAACCACTAGCCACCACCGGGCCGAGGTCAGCGAACTGGCGGGCCAGTTGCTCGGCCTTTTCCACCGTGCGGTTAGCAATCACCAGGGTCTGCGGCTGCTGCGCCAAAAAAGGTTCGAGAATGCCGCGCACTGCACCACCGG
Coding sequences:
- a CDS encoding TonB-dependent siderophore receptor, with translation MATTQGMQPLARAVHAAALGLIIAGGSLTAASLQAAEQAAQQSRAYQVPAGNLSSALSDFASQAGITLPIEPGLVEGLRSPGLNAATSVEGGLRQLLQGTGLQAAPQGNGLYLLTPQEAGASLELGATSITGQGLASTTENSGSYTTGSMQTATKLPLSLRETPQSVSVVTRKRMDDKAMTSISDVIQSTPGIFLNGSGGVGRPSFSARGFDVDNIMYDGFPTSFLTYLPSGEANLAMYDRVEIVRGATGLAQGSGSPAGAINLVRKRPTHEFQGTLTGSAGSWDDYTGTLDVGGPLNENGTLRARTVISRQDAKSFRDSVEHDHDLFYGVVDADLSDSTTLTLGAYRQKNHTNYIWGGLPMARGGGHLGLPRDTFLGHDWEYSDNRTTGYFATLEHAFANDWKLRLAAMQSKTDTDVLASSVWEYDRHYLWTEAMEQKETGYDLALSGPFQLLGQEHDLTLGVSKRQLDYRSGKAWSDFIDAGSNPFEWHPGAHAKPDYVTGSYGLPETTTQDSVYASTRLRLSEPLALILGGRLDWYELEDRENSEGNYKVTRNLTRYAGLVYDLDANHSAYVSYTDIFKPQNSKGLDSKVIAPIVGENYEVGLKGEYFGGALNASLAVFQIDQKNRAQELTDFKGCGSGPASACYEASGLVRSRGIDMEIQGALTDNWQLAAGYTYTQTQYVSDANAAREGEDFDRKKPRQLFKLSTLYTLPGELQRWRIGGDVYQQSRIRTSGGTGASAWKNQQGSYTVVGLVAGYKASEQLDLQVNVNNLFDRTYYSSVANGGWSPYDIYGDPRNFKLTARYSF
- the aroE gene encoding shikimate dehydrogenase, which encodes MDRYGVFGNPIGHSKSPLIHRLFADQTGQALSYETLLAPLDDFAGYARAFFAEGRGGNVTVPFKEQAYALADSLTERARRAGAVNTLKKLEDGSLLGDNTDGAGLVRDLTVNAGIDLRGKRILLLGAGGAVRGILEPFLAQQPQTLVIANRTVEKAEQLARQFADLGPVVASGFDWIDAPVDLIINGTSASLSGELPPIAASLIQPGHTCCYDMMYGAGPTAFNRWATEQGAARTLDGLGMLVEQAVEAFHLWRGVRPDSAPVLAELRRQLAA